Proteins found in one Homalodisca vitripennis isolate AUS2020 chromosome 4, UT_GWSS_2.1, whole genome shotgun sequence genomic segment:
- the LOC124360073 gene encoding facilitated trehalose transporter Tret1-like: MIPHTLGTLRQYSAAISASLSVFIIGNWLAWPSSAVKDILSGQTKLTVSSEEVSWAVALLDFGNIISPIPSSYISDWIGRKMTLVIMSFALFSTWLLTIFGTNAYYLYIARLIVGFCKGICFTVVPIYLGEIASTNIRGGVGTIFCGLMNYGILYELCLGPLVSYETLNILSSPFPIIFFLLFFRFPESPYFYLMKGRSAEAQMSLAWFRNLKEDSSELDREMKQISVNVEEDMKDKGGFKDLLSNAGARKAMLIAMSLAFFQRLTGMSSILAFSVVTLPPTGGYFSPEVYMLLFGITTIVGQSICVILIDKFGRKPLLIVSTAGCALSTGISGLFYWLNTSTDLTHYNWVPYSCIILFGIMFAIGIGTIPSVICVELFSSDIRSYAASAAAMFYALGSFITNKLYLYVHLTIGVHYMFLFFTVSSLVCLVFTCTVFFETSGKSFSEIQDILKNRGTNDQP, translated from the exons ATGATCCCCCACACGCTAGGAACACTGCGGCAGTACTCGGCAGCCATCTCAG CCTCATTGTCTGTGTTTATAATTGGCAACTGGCTCGCCTGGCCTTCATCTGCTGTGAAAGACATTCTATCTGGACAAACAAAACTGACTGTAAGCTCCGAGGAAGTGTCTTGGGCTGTGGCTTTGCTTGACTTTGGCAACATTATCAGTCCGATACCGTCGAGTTATATCTCCGACTGGATCGGCAGGAAAATGACTCTAGTTATAATGTCATTTGCACTGTTCAGCACTTGGCTGTTAACGATATTCGGTACCAACGCTTACTACTTGTATATTGCACGCTTAATAGTAGGTTTTTGTAAGGGCATCTGCTTTACAGTAGTGCCAATATATCTCGGGGAGATAGCCAGCACTAACATACGAGGTGGAGTCGGAACTATATTCTGTGGCTTGATGAACTATGGAATCCTTTATGAGCTATGTCTCGGACCCCTCGTGTCCTACGAGACACTAAATATTCTCTCATCACCTTTTCCCATAATTTTCTTCTTACTTTTCTTTCGATTCCCTGAGTCACCGTATTTTTATCTGATGAAAGGTCGCTCAGCTGAAGCGCAAATGTCTCTAGCTTGGTTCCGCAACTTAAAAGAGGACTCTTCTGAGCTAGATAGAGAAATGAAACAGATTTCAGTGAATGTAGAAGAAGACATGAAAGACAAAGGAGGATTCAAAGATTTACTGAGCAATGCAGGTGCACGGAAAGCTATGTTGATAGCGATGAGTCTCGCTTTCTTCCAAAGATTAACTGGGATGTCTAGTATTCTTGCGTTTTCCGTTGTCACCCTTCCGCCCACAGGTGGCTACTTCAGCCCAGAGGTTTATATGTTACTCTTCGGGATCACTACTATTGTGGGCCAATCAATCTGTGTCATCTTAATTGATAAATTCGGCCGAAAACCTTTGTTGATTGTATCCACTGCTGGATGTGCTCTAAGCACGGGAATCAGTGGACTGTTTTATTGGCTGAATACATCTACCGATCTCACTCACTACAACTGGGTGCCGTATTCCTGTATCATCTTGTTCGGTATCATGTTTGCCATCGGAATAGGTACGATACCATCAGTGATCTGTGTAGAACTGTTCTCCTCAGACATCAGGAGTTATGCTGCTTCAGCCGCTGCTATGTTTTACGCGTTAGGTTCCTTCATCACGAACAAACTTTATCTTTATGTTCACCTAACAATAGGAGTGCACTATATGTTTCTGTTTTTTACGGTAAGCTCATTAGTCTGCTTGGTTTTTACGTGTACAGTATTTTTTGAAACAAGTGGTAAGTCATTTTCAGAAATTCAAGACATACTGAAAAACAGAGGTACAAATGATCAGccataa